DNA from Leptolyngbya iicbica LK:
CAGGATGATTTGGGCGGCGCAATTAAGGCTTACAAAGCCTTCCAAAAAGACACTAAGAAGACTGAACTTCGCGGTGGCGTGATGGAAGGGAGGGCCTTAACAACTGCTGACCTAGAGGCCATTACTGAATTGCCTACCAAAGAGGAACTTATTGCCCGCATCGCCGGAGCGATCAATGCCGTTCCGACCAAGCTGGCAGTGGGTACCAATGCTGTGCCGAAAAAATTGGCCGTGGGTATCAAGGAAGTTCCATCTTCCCTGGTGCGTGCCATCAAAGCCGTTTCCGAAAAAGATCAAGACGCCGCATAGTCGGTCTTGGTTTTAATTTGTCCAATTGTTTCGTGACTGGTTTGTTCGCGATTTGTACTTAGGAGAGACCTCATGTCTGCAAAAACTGATCAAATTCTTGAAGAACTGAAATCTTTGTCCCTGTTGGAAGCTTCTGAGCTGGTTAAGCAGATCGAAGATGCGTTTGGTGTTGATGCATCTGCTTCTGGTGGTGGCGGCATGATGATGATGCCAGGCATGATGCCCGGTGCGCCTGCTGGTGGTGACGCTGAGCCTGAAGAAGAAAAGACCGAATTTGACGTGGTTCTGGAAGACGTCCCCGCTGACAAGAAGATCGCCATCCTTAAGGTGGTGCGCGGCTTGACTGGTTTGGGTCTGAAGGAAGCCAAAGAAATCGTCGAGTCGACTCCCAAGGCCATCAAGGAAGGCGTCTCCAAGGATGACGCTGAAGATGCGAAGAAGCAGCTAGAAGATGCCGGTGCCAAGGTTGCGCTTAAGTAAGACGCGATCGCACATCACGCATATCTAACCCCAAAACCGCCACAACGATTCCTCGTTGTGGCGGTTTTTTTGTGCAAGAGCGACGATGAGGATTCCTCCGAGTTCGCTACCGCTAGATTCATTGACTGGCTTGGCAAGATAATGACGCTACGGGCTTCCAGATTATCCAGGAGTCAGGGTGGCGCCTGGATAAGGGGCTGTTACCTGGACCGGGGTGCCGTTTTGAGCGGCGGTCTCAGCGGCGGCGGCAACTTGCAATGCGTATAGGCTTTCCTGCGGCGTGACGTAGAGAGGGGTGCCGTCAATGAGAGCATCGAGGACAGCGGCGGTGTCGCGGGCAAAGAGCCCGCGACGTTTCCCTAGCTCAATCGTGGTCTCTTGTTCATCAGTCAGTAACATGCCCTGATCGCCGTCAAACACGATCGCGCCCTGATCGCCTTCTACTTCCATCCAGCGTTGCGATCGCCAGGTTGCTTCCCCTTTGGCATACAGCAACTCAGCCATCACCCCACTGTGAAATTGAAATTGAGCGAGGCAGCGCAATTGACGATAATAACCGCTGTCGTCTGAGGTGGCTGGCGCCGACTGAATTTGACAAGTCACTGATGCGACCGCGCCAAACAAATTCGTTAACCGATTAATGCGAGATAACGCGCCAGTCAGCGGAAATCCAAACTGCTCGGTATTGTACGTCCACTTTTGGGGAGTAGGTCTCTGAGGAACGGCTGTGCAGTATCGCACATAGCGTGGGATGCCGATTTGGGGCAAATGCGCCAGCATCGCCTGGTGTAGACCGCCTAATAACTCAATATGTTCGATGTGTATGAATTGCTGGCGTTGTTTGGCTAAATCGATCAAAGCCAATGCCTCAAGGTCGGAAAGCGCCAGGGGATACTCCACCACCACAAATTTGCCAGCCTCTAAGGCTGCTTTGGCGACAGCGCTATGGTCGCGGTTGATGTTGCAAATAAATACGCCATCCAGT
Protein-coding regions in this window:
- the rplJ gene encoding 50S ribosomal protein L10, whose protein sequence is MGRTLENKKEIVAELQELLKEAQLAMVIDFKGLSVAQISDLRNRLREKGAICKVTKNTLMRIAVENDENWQPMTQFLKDSSAFLLVQDDLGGAIKAYKAFQKDTKKTELRGGVMEGRALTTADLEAITELPTKEELIARIAGAINAVPTKLAVGTNAVPKKLAVGIKEVPSSLVRAIKAVSEKDQDAA
- the rplL gene encoding 50S ribosomal protein L7/L12, whose protein sequence is MSAKTDQILEELKSLSLLEASELVKQIEDAFGVDASASGGGGMMMMPGMMPGAPAGGDAEPEEEKTEFDVVLEDVPADKKIAILKVVRGLTGLGLKEAKEIVESTPKAIKEGVSKDDAEDAKKQLEDAGAKVALK
- a CDS encoding Gfo/Idh/MocA family protein produces the protein MTLGSFANLGRSLRVGIVGTGFAAKARATAIAAESRAEVLAVTGHHPDKTHTFASTHEIPQVFDTWQTLVQQPELDGVFICNINRDHSAVAKAALEAGKFVVVEYPLALSDLEALALIDLAKQRQQFIHIEHIELLGGLHQAMLAHLPQIGIPRYVRYCTAVPQRPTPQKWTYNTEQFGFPLTGALSRINRLTNLFGAVASVTCQIQSAPATSDDSGYYRQLRCLAQFQFHSGVMAELLYAKGEATWRSQRWMEVEGDQGAIVFDGDQGMLLTDEQETTIELGKRRGLFARDTAAVLDALIDGTPLYVTPQESLYALQVAAAAETAAQNGTPVQVTAPYPGATLTPG